A portion of the Simkania negevensis Z genome contains these proteins:
- a CDS encoding UTP--glucose-1-phosphate uridylyltransferase, translated as MKTKSLLVTLLALSSTLQAAESDTTVHYEISRLTHLLSDLTSVSSYAEKIALLDELSEVHTYFAEASPLRTFLAGLSQDCEYTIKATFAINQGPRLFDVPANVVDPVPYFRRLLDELLVIDEFFKDIGGIVGYQCLVLSILAKTDEPHEEVTFKPPPGIDLSKEDTLEVRHAILEGIRSQKHMAEFYPVGGAADRLQLKDGQTGKGLPAACLIFQGKQLLEGMVHDLQAREYLYYKLFDEQVLTPLALMTSKVNRNDDHIQEICVKNQWFGRPRDSFKFFTQPSVPVFTEAGNWCLKKPLKLQLRPGGHGVIWKLAEEKGIFDWLHSLGKKKALVRQINNPMAAVDYGLMAFLGVGHEKNRAFGFASCERRVNAHEGMVVLKEKKTAEGKVMAVTNVEYCDFEKNGIKDKPRDETSAFSNFPSNTNILFVDLEAVQEAVQMLPFPGLLVNFRMGTHYLPTEGIKKEPIARLETTMQNIADAFAIPMQEGTPEDLPTYVTFNERRKTISTTKRKTVSDGELLETPEGCFYDFMQNAQELLSEDCGMKLLEVGDESAFLRKGPSFLMSYHPALGPFYSIIRQKIQGGEIRYGSELQLEIADLEMKSLFLDGSLLIFADNLMGHKDSHGQLVYSNRTGQCSLKNVRIENGGIDWNAEDHLFWKHEIKRRASLTIHLQGHSRFEAENVTFQGDQMIEVPDGVHLIVTEQNGKLHYERRLLSEDESFWTYQIAPDESIQLLR; from the coding sequence TTGAAAACGAAAAGTCTACTGGTGACACTACTTGCACTCTCTTCGACTCTGCAAGCAGCTGAAAGTGATACCACTGTTCACTATGAAATTTCTCGCTTAACTCATCTCCTTTCAGATTTAACCAGTGTTTCTAGTTACGCCGAGAAAATCGCCCTTTTAGACGAGCTTAGTGAAGTGCATACTTACTTTGCAGAAGCTTCCCCTTTGCGCACATTTCTAGCAGGACTTTCACAAGACTGTGAGTACACAATCAAAGCAACGTTTGCAATCAATCAAGGTCCACGTCTTTTTGATGTTCCGGCAAATGTTGTCGATCCAGTTCCTTACTTTCGCCGGTTACTTGATGAGCTTCTTGTAATTGATGAGTTTTTCAAAGACATTGGGGGAATTGTTGGATACCAATGTTTAGTTTTATCGATTTTAGCAAAAACAGATGAGCCACACGAAGAAGTCACATTTAAACCTCCTCCAGGAATTGATCTTTCAAAAGAAGATACGCTTGAAGTACGTCACGCCATTTTAGAAGGAATCCGCAGCCAAAAACATATGGCCGAGTTTTATCCTGTTGGCGGTGCTGCAGATCGTCTGCAATTGAAAGATGGTCAAACAGGAAAGGGACTTCCTGCAGCTTGTTTGATTTTTCAAGGAAAACAGCTCCTAGAGGGAATGGTGCATGACCTGCAAGCACGAGAATATCTCTATTACAAGCTATTTGATGAGCAGGTTCTCACTCCTTTGGCACTGATGACTTCCAAAGTGAATCGGAATGATGATCACATTCAAGAAATTTGCGTGAAAAACCAGTGGTTTGGGCGTCCTCGTGATAGCTTCAAATTTTTCACTCAACCCTCCGTTCCTGTTTTTACTGAAGCGGGAAATTGGTGTTTGAAAAAGCCCCTGAAACTCCAGCTTCGTCCAGGAGGGCATGGTGTCATTTGGAAACTTGCTGAGGAAAAAGGCATTTTCGATTGGTTACACTCACTTGGGAAAAAGAAAGCACTTGTGAGGCAAATTAATAATCCCATGGCAGCTGTTGATTATGGCCTTATGGCATTTTTAGGTGTGGGACATGAAAAAAACAGAGCGTTTGGATTTGCTTCTTGTGAAAGACGGGTCAATGCTCATGAAGGAATGGTCGTTTTGAAAGAAAAAAAGACGGCAGAGGGAAAAGTGATGGCGGTGACAAATGTCGAATACTGTGACTTCGAAAAGAATGGGATTAAAGACAAGCCCAGAGATGAAACAAGTGCATTTTCTAACTTTCCTTCTAATACCAACATTCTCTTTGTTGATTTAGAAGCTGTTCAAGAAGCCGTTCAAATGCTTCCTTTCCCAGGGCTTTTAGTGAATTTTCGTATGGGGACTCATTATCTTCCAACTGAAGGGATAAAAAAAGAGCCGATTGCTCGGCTAGAAACGACAATGCAAAATATTGCCGATGCTTTTGCGATACCAATGCAAGAAGGGACTCCTGAGGATCTACCGACCTACGTGACGTTTAATGAGCGGCGCAAGACCATTTCGACAACTAAACGGAAAACCGTTTCTGACGGGGAACTTCTCGAAACTCCTGAGGGTTGCTTTTACGATTTTATGCAAAATGCTCAAGAACTTCTCAGTGAAGATTGTGGGATGAAGCTACTCGAGGTTGGTGATGAGTCGGCATTTTTGCGGAAAGGTCCCTCTTTTCTCATGAGTTATCATCCAGCCCTTGGTCCTTTTTACTCGATCATTCGGCAAAAGATTCAAGGAGGGGAAATTCGGTATGGCTCAGAGCTCCAATTAGAAATTGCCGATTTAGAAATGAAAAGCCTTTTTTTAGATGGTAGTTTGCTCATTTTCGCCGATAATCTCATGGGGCACAAAGACTCTCATGGACAACTTGTCTACTCTAACCGTACAGGGCAATGCTCACTGAAAAATGTTCGCATTGAAAACGGAGGAATCGATTGGAATGCTGAGGACCACCTTTTTTGGAAACACGAAATCAAGCGTCGAGCTAGTCTGACAATCCACCTGCAAGGACATAGCCGATTTGAAGCTGAAAATGTGACTTTTCAAGGGGATCAGATGATCGAGGTCCCAGATGGTGTTCATCTCATTGTTACAGAGCAAAATGGGAAGCTCCACTATGAGAGACGCTTGCTAAGTGAAGATGAGTCATTTTGGACCTATCAAATCGCGCCAGACGAATCAATACAACTTCTTAGATAA
- a CDS encoding SWIB/MDM2 domain-containing protein, protein MAKKAPSKFMQPMNISTELAEVVGKGPMPRTEVTKKLWAYIKKNKRQDPDNKRNIIPDEKLAKVFGSKKAINMFDMTKKVNKHLS, encoded by the coding sequence ATGGCCAAAAAAGCACCATCAAAATTCATGCAACCAATGAACATCAGCACTGAGCTAGCTGAAGTCGTTGGGAAAGGACCGATGCCAAGAACTGAAGTGACAAAAAAGCTTTGGGCTTACATCAAAAAGAACAAAAGACAAGACCCAGACAACAAGCGCAACATCATTCCAGATGAAAAACTTGCAAAAGTATTTGGAAGCAAAAAAGCGATTAACATGTTCGATATGACTAAGAAAGTTAACAAGCATCTTTCTTAA
- the ispD gene encoding 2-C-methyl-D-erythritol 4-phosphate cytidylyltransferase, translating into MPTIAAILLAGGTGSRMGGPIPKQFLPLKGQPIVQYSFDLFLSLPEISEIIVVCKPQFQTFFEKSPLKPIQFALPGKERQDSVASGFAHVSPSCEYVLIHDSARPLIQEEEVRKLIEEGLLIGAATLGVPMKYTVKEVDENGIVKKTLDRSRLYNIQTPQLLRRDILSKGLKKAQKQGLTLTDDVSLAELIHHPVKIVYGSDENLKITTPEDFEVAKQLVYV; encoded by the coding sequence ATGCCAACAATTGCTGCGATCTTACTTGCGGGAGGGACGGGGTCCCGAATGGGAGGACCTATTCCCAAGCAATTCCTCCCCTTGAAAGGACAACCTATTGTCCAATACAGCTTTGATCTCTTCCTCTCTCTCCCCGAAATTTCCGAAATCATCGTTGTTTGCAAACCCCAATTCCAAACATTTTTTGAAAAAAGTCCGCTAAAACCCATCCAATTTGCTCTCCCTGGAAAAGAGCGTCAAGATTCTGTCGCGAGCGGTTTTGCTCATGTTTCTCCTTCTTGCGAATATGTCCTGATTCACGATAGTGCTCGCCCTCTTATCCAAGAAGAGGAAGTTCGAAAACTCATTGAAGAAGGACTCTTAATCGGAGCTGCCACATTGGGAGTGCCCATGAAATACACTGTCAAAGAAGTCGATGAAAACGGTATTGTCAAAAAAACCCTTGATCGGAGCCGCCTGTATAATATCCAAACCCCCCAACTTCTCAGACGCGATATCTTATCAAAAGGGTTAAAAAAAGCGCAGAAACAAGGGCTCACTTTAACTGACGATGTCTCCCTTGCCGAACTGATCCACCATCCCGTAAAGATCGTCTATGGATCGGACGAAAACCTAAAAATCACCACTCCAGAAGATTTTGAAGTCGCCAAGCAACTCGTCTATGTCTAA